A stretch of the Longimicrobiales bacterium genome encodes the following:
- a CDS encoding site-2 protease family protein codes for MASIQLGRIAGFRFGVDYSWFIIFFLILWSFTAGVFPAQVPGLGDGVYIAMGVIGTLLFFASLVLHELAHAVIARRRGVEVESITLFLLGGVARTRGEASTPGDEFRIAAVGPLMSLLIGTVLFGLALVSRGAGWHPAVVVVLQYIAVLNFVLAVFNLLPGFPLDGGRVLRAAVWHFTGDATRATRVAAMSGRAMAWILFALGAFEIFGGALLGGVWLILIGWFIRNAADAGYQQHMLRSTLGSVLARDTMTPAPRTIESHLTLERLVGEYFMHTRYLSFPVVDGERPLGIITLNQVKAVPRDDWPHRTVADTMTKLDEGIVVSGTDSLLTVMQRLQASPVRRLLVVERDTLAGYITAHDVAGWIEKSGILKGERKRG; via the coding sequence ATGGCGAGCATCCAGCTCGGCCGTATCGCCGGCTTCCGCTTCGGCGTCGACTACTCCTGGTTCATCATCTTCTTCCTGATCCTCTGGTCGTTCACGGCAGGCGTGTTCCCGGCCCAGGTGCCCGGCCTGGGTGATGGCGTATACATCGCGATGGGCGTGATCGGCACGCTGCTCTTCTTCGCCTCACTCGTGCTGCACGAGCTGGCGCATGCCGTGATCGCACGCAGGCGCGGCGTCGAAGTCGAGAGCATCACGCTGTTCCTGCTGGGCGGTGTCGCCCGTACGCGCGGCGAGGCGAGCACCCCGGGCGACGAGTTCCGGATCGCCGCGGTGGGCCCGCTGATGAGCCTGCTGATCGGAACGGTGCTGTTCGGCCTCGCGCTGGTTTCTCGCGGCGCCGGCTGGCACCCCGCCGTCGTCGTCGTGCTGCAGTACATCGCAGTGCTCAACTTCGTGCTGGCGGTGTTCAACCTGCTGCCGGGGTTCCCGCTCGACGGCGGCCGCGTTCTGCGCGCGGCGGTGTGGCACTTCACGGGTGATGCGACCAGGGCGACGCGCGTGGCGGCGATGTCCGGGCGTGCGATGGCGTGGATCCTGTTCGCGCTCGGCGCGTTCGAGATCTTCGGCGGTGCACTGCTGGGCGGTGTGTGGCTGATCCTGATCGGCTGGTTCATCCGCAATGCCGCGGACGCCGGCTACCAGCAGCACATGCTGCGCTCGACGCTGGGCAGTGTGCTCGCCCGCGACACCATGACACCGGCGCCACGCACGATCGAGTCGCACCTCACCCTGGAGCGGCTGGTGGGCGAGTACTTCATGCACACGCGTTACCTCTCGTTCCCGGTCGTTGACGGCGAGCGCCCGCTGGGCATCATCACCCTGAACCAGGTGAAGGCGGTGCCGCGTGACGACTGGCCGCACCGCACGGTTGCGGATACGATGACGAAACTCGACGAGGGCATCGTCGTGTCCGGAACGGACTCGCTGCTCACGGTGATGCAGCGGTTGCAGGCGTCGCCTGTCAGGCGGCTTCTCGTGGTCGAGCGCGACACGCTAGCCGGATACATCACCGCGCACGACGTCGCCGGCTGGATCGAGAAGAGCGGCATTCTCAAGGGGGAGCGGAAGCGTGGCTGA
- a CDS encoding lytic transglycosylase domain-containing protein translates to MRRAARGVSSAVHRNKGTVAAAGLAASSIAMIAGGMNPAAEAPAQAALEGLADASETVRREVVPASAAFDLPKHEHENIDFFVEFLAGDKHERTGEWLERIGKYGPMIQEELRARGMPQDLLYLTMIESGFDPNAYSSAHAAGLWQFIEETGERYGLEVSEYVDERRDPVKATGAALTYLQEMHDRFDSWFLSAAGYNTGENRVGRLMREITGSEQGSEDDYWKIWPRLPRETRDYVPLMLAAREIASQPEKYGFTSVELQEPLAFDEVLVPGGTPLSDVAAAAGVNQAVVEDLNPHFVKKMTPPGREMAVRVPVGMQQQVAAAFEQPTGVAERDLAD, encoded by the coding sequence GTGCGGCGGGCCGCTCGCGGCGTCTCGTCGGCCGTGCACAGGAACAAGGGCACCGTCGCCGCTGCGGGACTCGCCGCGAGCTCCATAGCCATGATCGCGGGGGGCATGAACCCCGCCGCCGAGGCTCCTGCGCAGGCGGCACTGGAAGGGCTGGCAGACGCGTCGGAGACGGTCCGGCGCGAGGTGGTGCCCGCCTCGGCCGCGTTCGACCTGCCGAAGCACGAACACGAGAACATCGACTTCTTCGTCGAGTTCCTGGCCGGCGACAAGCACGAGCGGACGGGTGAATGGCTCGAGCGGATCGGCAAGTACGGGCCGATGATCCAGGAAGAGCTGCGCGCGCGGGGCATGCCGCAGGACCTGCTGTACCTCACGATGATCGAGAGCGGCTTCGATCCGAACGCGTACTCGTCGGCGCACGCGGCCGGCCTCTGGCAGTTCATCGAGGAGACCGGCGAGCGCTACGGGCTGGAAGTTTCCGAGTACGTCGACGAGCGGCGTGACCCGGTCAAGGCGACCGGCGCTGCACTCACGTACCTGCAGGAGATGCACGACCGTTTCGACAGCTGGTTCCTCTCGGCGGCTGGCTACAACACCGGCGAGAACCGCGTGGGCCGGCTGATGCGCGAGATCACCGGCTCGGAGCAGGGCTCCGAGGACGATTACTGGAAGATCTGGCCGCGACTGCCGCGCGAGACGCGCGACTACGTGCCGCTCATGCTGGCCGCTCGCGAGATCGCTTCACAGCCCGAAAAGTACGGTTTCACCAGTGTCGAGCTGCAGGAGCCGCTCGCCTTCGACGAGGTCCTCGTTCCCGGCGGCACGCCCCTCTCGGATGTGGCCGCCGCCGCGGGCGTGAACCAGGCGGTGGTCGAGGACCTGAACCCGCACTTCGTCAAGAAGATGACGCCGCCGGGACGTGAGATGGCTGTGCGCGTTCCCGTTGGAATGCAGCAGCAGGTCGCGGCCGCCTTCGAGCAGCCGACCGGCGTTGCGGAACGCGACCTGGCCGACTGA
- a CDS encoding VWA domain-containing protein gives MRYTTYSKYTGSVLDALNIQDLLERLADFLLQSGFEGGPHYHPWWGWSGEEGEDRSLDALKEALLQALIESGQLTPEMLAELRGEGDGDEETRRAIAELLDELVRRLVEEGYLNTSQAPQMPTGHTEMTGTVDDARKAAQQVEFNLTQKGIDFLGYRTLKNLLGALGRSSLGSHDTPHLATGVEAEAAPKTYEFGDTLNLDIPATLSNALAREGMRVPLNLEYDDLMVHQAEYRSSCATVLMLDISHSMILYGEDRFTPAKKVALALSHLIRTQYPGDTLRVVTFGDRAQEIPIGELPHAKVGPFHTNTAEGLKLARRILLSQKKDMRQIVMITDGKPSAITVGQDRVYKNPAGLDPRVIKETLHEVAACRKAGILINTFMLARERALVQFVSKVCEMARGKAYFTNTVTLGEYVMRDFLRRRTSRG, from the coding sequence ATGCGCTACACCACCTATTCCAAGTATACCGGCTCCGTCCTGGATGCCCTGAACATCCAGGACCTGCTGGAGCGGCTCGCGGATTTCCTGCTGCAGAGCGGGTTCGAGGGCGGGCCGCACTACCACCCGTGGTGGGGGTGGAGCGGGGAGGAGGGGGAGGACAGATCGCTGGACGCGCTCAAGGAGGCGCTGCTGCAGGCGCTGATCGAGAGCGGCCAGCTCACACCGGAGATGCTCGCCGAGCTGCGTGGTGAAGGTGACGGTGACGAGGAGACGCGGCGCGCGATCGCGGAGCTGCTGGACGAGCTGGTGCGGCGCCTGGTGGAAGAAGGCTACCTGAACACCAGCCAGGCACCCCAGATGCCGACCGGTCACACGGAGATGACCGGCACGGTGGACGATGCCCGCAAGGCCGCGCAGCAGGTCGAGTTCAACCTCACGCAGAAAGGCATCGACTTTCTCGGCTACCGCACGCTGAAGAACCTGCTCGGAGCCCTGGGCCGCAGCAGCCTGGGCTCGCACGACACGCCTCACCTCGCAACGGGAGTGGAAGCGGAGGCGGCACCGAAGACGTACGAGTTCGGCGACACGCTCAACCTCGACATCCCCGCAACGCTGTCCAACGCGCTTGCACGTGAAGGGATGCGTGTCCCGCTGAACCTGGAGTACGACGACCTGATGGTGCACCAGGCGGAGTACCGGAGCTCCTGCGCGACGGTGCTGATGCTGGACATCTCGCACTCCATGATCCTGTACGGGGAGGATCGCTTTACGCCGGCGAAGAAGGTGGCACTGGCGCTGTCGCACCTGATCCGCACGCAGTATCCCGGCGACACGCTGCGCGTGGTGACGTTCGGCGACCGGGCGCAGGAGATCCCGATCGGGGAGCTGCCGCACGCGAAGGTGGGCCCGTTCCACACCAACACGGCGGAGGGGCTGAAGCTGGCGCGTCGCATCCTTCTCTCCCAGAAGAAGGACATGCGCCAGATCGTGATGATCACCGACGGCAAGCCGAGCGCGATCACGGTGGGGCAGGACCGCGTGTACAAGAACCCGGCCGGCCTCGATCCGCGGGTGATCAAGGAGACGCTGCACGAGGTCGCCGCGTGCAGAAAGGCGGGCATCCTGATCAACACGTTCATGCTCGCGCGCGAGCGCGCACTCGTGCAGTTCGTCAGCAAGGTCTGCGAGATGGCGCGTGGCAAGGCGTACTTCACGAATACGGTGACGCTGGGCGAGTATGTGATGCGCGACTTCCTGCGCCGCCGGACGTCCCGGGGCTGA
- a CDS encoding undecaprenyl-diphosphate phosphatase translates to MTWWEAILLGVVQGITEFFPVSSSGHLVMSQHLLGLSVPGIGFEVAVHVATLISVLIVYRHKVFRLLRGAIGMEEESAWPYLLKLVLASVPAAIVGLAFKDWFEERFDDPVFAGTMLLVTGMLVWSSRWTRAERAPSWKEFIPLVLATIVALLLGSFAAFLVVSAILLVIFALSRATARHEWKQEPTWGGALMMGIAQACAILPGITRSGSTVVTGLWRRIDPVAAAEFSFLMSIPAIIGAAVLSLPEMAEGGAQVATVPLVAGFLASGIAGVLAIRWFVALLAKQNFYVFSYYCWLAGTLFLLTL, encoded by the coding sequence ATGACGTGGTGGGAAGCGATCCTTCTGGGCGTGGTACAGGGAATCACAGAGTTCTTCCCCGTGTCCAGCTCCGGACACCTCGTCATGTCACAGCACCTTCTCGGCCTCTCCGTGCCGGGGATCGGCTTCGAGGTCGCCGTGCACGTCGCCACGCTGATCTCGGTGCTGATCGTTTACCGCCACAAGGTGTTCAGGCTGCTGCGCGGGGCCATCGGCATGGAGGAGGAGTCCGCCTGGCCGTACCTGCTGAAGCTGGTGCTGGCCTCCGTGCCGGCAGCAATCGTCGGCCTGGCATTCAAGGACTGGTTCGAGGAGCGGTTCGACGATCCCGTGTTCGCGGGCACCATGCTGCTCGTGACGGGCATGCTGGTATGGTCGAGCCGCTGGACGCGCGCGGAGCGTGCACCGTCGTGGAAGGAATTCATCCCGCTCGTTCTTGCGACGATCGTGGCGCTGCTGCTTGGCTCGTTCGCCGCGTTCCTGGTGGTGAGCGCAATCCTGCTGGTGATCTTTGCACTGTCCCGGGCGACAGCCCGTCACGAGTGGAAGCAGGAGCCGACGTGGGGCGGCGCGCTGATGATGGGTATCGCGCAGGCGTGCGCCATCCTGCCCGGCATAACACGCTCCGGGTCGACGGTGGTCACAGGGCTGTGGCGGCGGATCGATCCTGTCGCCGCGGCGGAGTTCTCCTTCCTGATGTCGATCCCGGCGATCATCGGTGCGGCCGTTCTGTCGCTGCCCGAGATGGCCGAGGGTGGTGCACAGGTAGCGACTGTGCCCCTCGTCGCGGGGTTCCTCGCATCCGGCATCGCGGGGGTGCTCGCGATACGCTGGTTCGTCGCGCTCCTGGCGAAGCAGAACTTCTACGTGTTCTCATACTACTGCTGGCTGGCGGGTACGCTCTTTCTGCTGACCCTCTAG
- a CDS encoding NUDIX domain-containing protein, which produces MADTRDVIPEDRLPPGFAERIDNPPAEPAVPAPSATVVLARPGHGGPEVLLLKRLRTSGFVPGAFVFPGGRVDAADSSVDLIARTVGMTAEPEPAYWMAAAREAFEETGLLLGVRTDGTSCARGDGGLERWREKLLADQATLIDVLRTEDVRLDFRRTAYCAHWITPVAEPRRYDTRFFLAEVPRECLAVIDAREMSASVWLRPADALERFHRGELPMVFPTARTLHELSRFTTIDDALAHYRSATIRAIQPRLVRRDGGIGMELDDLEEDV; this is translated from the coding sequence GTGGCTGACACGCGTGACGTGATACCGGAGGACCGGCTGCCGCCGGGGTTCGCCGAGCGGATCGACAACCCACCGGCCGAGCCGGCCGTACCCGCACCCTCGGCCACGGTGGTGCTCGCGCGCCCCGGTCACGGCGGGCCGGAAGTCCTGTTGCTCAAGCGGCTGCGCACGAGTGGCTTCGTGCCCGGCGCGTTCGTCTTTCCGGGCGGGCGCGTGGACGCCGCGGATTCCAGTGTCGACCTGATCGCGCGGACCGTCGGCATGACGGCCGAGCCCGAGCCTGCCTACTGGATGGCAGCGGCGCGCGAGGCGTTCGAAGAGACCGGGCTCCTGCTCGGCGTGCGTACGGACGGGACGTCGTGTGCCCGGGGCGACGGAGGGCTCGAACGCTGGCGCGAGAAGCTGCTCGCCGACCAGGCAACGCTGATAGACGTGCTGAGGACCGAGGATGTCAGGCTCGACTTCCGCCGCACTGCATACTGCGCGCACTGGATCACGCCGGTCGCCGAGCCACGGCGCTACGACACTCGCTTCTTTCTTGCGGAGGTCCCGCGCGAGTGCCTGGCGGTCATCGATGCACGCGAGATGAGCGCGAGCGTCTGGCTGCGGCCTGCCGACGCACTCGAGCGGTTCCACCGCGGTGAGCTGCCCATGGTGTTTCCAACCGCCCGCACACTCCACGAGCTGTCACGCTTCACCACGATCGACGATGCGCTGGCTCACTACCGCTCTGCGACGATACGTGCGATCCAGCCACGCCTGGTTCGCCGCGATGGCGGGATCGGCATGGAGCTGGACGACCTGGAGGAGGACGTATGA
- a CDS encoding M14 family zinc carboxypeptidase, with protein sequence MRRAVLRPSSVLLALLVAALPAAAQQRLPLDEEYGRLIREYTTDTLFLSTTVSTLPDHPTVPSPRDHFGVISGAPGVMHSTDELYAYYRALAAATPRVRVETIGTSEEGREILLVIVTDEQTMQRLDHYRSQLARLADPRTLAATEVDAVIADAKPIYMLNGGLHSPEMGPPEMLPELAYRLAVSDDPDVARIRNEVITIINPVAEPDGRDRQVDWYNRYTRGRETFDDGFPRSTPYWGKYVVHDNNRDGIQVSQELTRALFRAYYDWHPLVIHDLHESVPLLYISTGTGPYNHENDPIVVGEWQLFANNDITRLSAQNMPGVWHWGFFDGWWPGYAAWVANNHNSIARFYETFGNAGAETYVRDLSNQRYAGDPVTSRQWYRHWPPTAKVRWSLRNNTNYMQAGVLASLLFTAENGDLLLRNFWQKGSNSITRGQTKAPHGFVIPGFDEQRDPRRTAYLVNQLQRQAIEVHQRRDGDFVVRLDQPYRDLAVTLLTKQDFPEDAEHPPYDDIAWTLGYLYGVDVEPVDDPGIFEWDDLALLTDTVAYAGGVRGNGSIHVAAHTGQGELLPALYWLAENGQGATAEVARSAFTVGRDSFPAGSLVISGASRDVAQQLAQRFGVDLVATNRAPNVPRHAADVPRVAVYHTWYNTQDEGWARFTLEQYGVPYTSIDKDDLRAGNLRSRFDVILVPQVRGELEQLVHGIDRKWGPMPFTRTAEFPSHGTPDSTADMTGGMGFEGLAGLQRFIEGGGMLVTLGNPTRLASDGGLARQLSERPTGNLFHPGSVVTAKARRPEHPVMYGYPETFHLFRGNGPLFAVDRRDRDLVVAQYGTRPAADERPEPAGEMMGMPETRAAADERPESTGPARAERSGDDSRYVLSGMVRNENVIVGQGAIFDVPVGQGRVVAFSFNPLHRFLNHHEIPLVWNSLMSWNDMPVSTPASAVTTEAQQRQ encoded by the coding sequence ATGCGACGCGCCGTCCTGCGTCCGTCGTCCGTTCTCCTCGCGCTGCTCGTGGCCGCCCTGCCCGCGGCTGCACAGCAGCGACTGCCACTCGACGAGGAATACGGCCGTCTCATCCGTGAGTACACGACGGACACGCTCTTCCTGTCGACCACGGTCTCGACCCTGCCGGACCATCCGACGGTCCCGTCGCCCAGGGACCATTTCGGCGTGATCTCCGGCGCGCCGGGCGTCATGCATTCGACGGACGAGCTGTACGCCTACTATCGCGCCCTTGCCGCGGCCACACCGCGCGTGCGCGTGGAGACGATCGGCACCAGCGAGGAAGGTCGTGAGATCCTGCTCGTCATCGTCACCGACGAGCAGACCATGCAGCGACTCGACCACTACCGCTCGCAGCTCGCGCGGCTCGCCGATCCGCGCACGCTGGCAGCCACGGAAGTGGACGCCGTGATCGCCGATGCGAAGCCGATCTACATGCTGAACGGCGGACTGCACTCCCCGGAGATGGGGCCGCCGGAGATGTTGCCGGAGCTCGCATACCGGCTCGCCGTGAGCGACGACCCCGACGTCGCACGCATCCGCAACGAGGTCATCACCATCATCAACCCCGTCGCGGAGCCGGACGGTCGCGACCGCCAGGTCGACTGGTACAACCGCTACACCAGGGGACGCGAGACGTTCGACGACGGGTTCCCACGCTCGACACCGTACTGGGGCAAGTACGTCGTCCACGACAACAACCGGGATGGCATCCAGGTTTCGCAGGAGCTGACCAGGGCACTCTTCCGCGCGTACTACGACTGGCACCCGCTCGTCATCCACGATCTGCACGAGTCGGTGCCGCTGCTCTACATCTCGACCGGCACCGGTCCCTACAACCACGAAAACGACCCGATCGTGGTCGGCGAGTGGCAGCTGTTCGCGAACAACGACATCACGCGCCTGTCCGCGCAGAACATGCCGGGTGTCTGGCACTGGGGCTTCTTCGACGGCTGGTGGCCGGGCTACGCGGCCTGGGTGGCCAACAACCACAACAGCATCGCACGCTTCTACGAGACGTTCGGCAACGCCGGCGCAGAGACCTACGTGCGCGACCTGTCGAACCAGCGGTATGCAGGTGATCCGGTGACCAGCCGCCAGTGGTACCGTCACTGGCCGCCCACGGCGAAGGTGCGCTGGTCTCTGCGCAACAACACCAACTACATGCAGGCCGGCGTGCTCGCGTCGCTGCTGTTCACCGCGGAGAACGGCGACCTGCTGCTGCGCAACTTCTGGCAGAAGGGAAGCAACAGCATCACGCGCGGGCAGACCAAGGCACCGCACGGCTTCGTCATCCCCGGCTTCGACGAGCAGCGCGACCCGCGGCGCACGGCGTACCTCGTGAACCAGCTCCAGAGGCAGGCAATCGAAGTGCACCAGCGTCGCGACGGCGACTTCGTCGTGCGCCTCGATCAGCCGTATCGCGACCTGGCCGTGACCCTGCTCACGAAGCAGGACTTCCCGGAGGACGCCGAGCACCCGCCCTACGACGACATCGCCTGGACGCTCGGCTACCTGTATGGCGTCGACGTCGAGCCGGTCGACGATCCCGGCATCTTCGAGTGGGACGACCTGGCGCTGCTGACCGACACGGTTGCGTACGCCGGCGGCGTGCGCGGCAACGGCAGCATCCACGTGGCCGCGCACACCGGCCAGGGCGAGCTGCTGCCCGCGCTGTACTGGCTCGCGGAGAACGGACAGGGCGCGACGGCCGAGGTCGCACGCTCTGCGTTCACGGTCGGACGCGACTCCTTCCCCGCCGGCAGCCTCGTGATCAGCGGTGCGTCGCGTGACGTCGCACAGCAGCTCGCGCAGCGCTTCGGCGTCGATCTCGTTGCAACGAACCGCGCGCCCAACGTGCCGCGCCACGCGGCTGACGTCCCGCGCGTCGCCGTCTACCACACCTGGTACAACACCCAGGACGAAGGCTGGGCGCGCTTCACCCTCGAGCAGTACGGCGTGCCGTACACCTCGATCGACAAGGACGACCTGCGCGCCGGCAACCTGCGCAGCCGCTTCGATGTCATACTGGTCCCCCAGGTGCGCGGTGAGCTGGAGCAGCTCGTGCACGGCATCGACCGGAAGTGGGGACCGATGCCATTCACCAGGACAGCCGAGTTCCCGTCGCACGGCACGCCCGACTCCACCGCTGACATGACGGGCGGCATGGGCTTCGAGGGGCTGGCCGGCCTGCAGCGCTTCATCGAGGGCGGTGGCATGCTCGTCACGCTCGGCAATCCTACCCGGCTGGCGTCCGACGGCGGCCTCGCCCGGCAGCTGAGCGAGCGGCCGACCGGCAACCTGTTCCACCCGGGGTCCGTGGTGACCGCGAAAGCGCGTCGGCCGGAGCACCCGGTCATGTACGGCTATCCCGAGACGTTCCACCTCTTCCGCGGCAACGGCCCCCTGTTCGCCGTGGACCGCCGCGACCGCGACCTGGTCGTCGCACAGTACGGCACCAGGCCGGCTGCCGATGAACGGCCCGAGCCTGCGGGCGAGATGATGGGGATGCCCGAGACACGGGCCGCCGCGGACGAACGGCCGGAATCCACAGGCCCGGCTCGCGCTGAACGCTCCGGCGACGACAGCCGCTACGTGTTGTCCGGCATGGTCCGCAACGAGAACGTGATCGTCGGCCAGGGCGCGATCTTCGACGTCCCGGTCGGTCAGGGCCGCGTGGTCGCGTTCTCGTTCAACCCGCTCCACCGGTTCCTCAACCATCACGAGATCCCGCTTGTCTGGAACTCGCTGATGAGCTGGAACGACATGCCGGTCAGCACACCGGCGAGTGCGGTCACGACGGAGGCGCAGCAACGACAGTAG
- the mutY gene encoding A/G-specific adenine glycosylase: MQTHRFQQSLLAWFDQHGRSLPWRETRDPYRVWVSEIMLQQTRVAAAIPYYQRWLARFPTLEHLADADIDDVLKMWEGLGYYSRARNLHAAARVVRERHAGEMPDSAEGLRTLPGIGDYTAGAIASIVYGHAEPAVDGNVRRVMSRLLDRDLEGRALRTETAALVSRDRPGEFNQALMELGATVCTPRSPECTTCPVTAHCAAYRKGTQKQRPAPKKKPDVPVVSVGVAVLRDPKGRILLTRRPDTGLLAGMWELPARTAENGTAPEDAALGVARTVTRRNDVTLHSDEPVATVRHVFSHRIEEYQAFQVAGTFALRPTPRRAWYEPQARANFTLPRGQQRLLHAVLG, from the coding sequence ATGCAGACGCACCGCTTCCAGCAGTCACTCCTCGCCTGGTTCGACCAGCACGGCCGTTCCCTGCCCTGGCGCGAAACACGGGATCCGTACCGTGTCTGGGTCAGCGAGATCATGCTCCAGCAGACACGTGTCGCAGCCGCGATCCCGTACTATCAGCGCTGGCTCGCCCGCTTCCCCACGCTGGAACACCTCGCCGACGCCGACATCGATGACGTGCTCAAGATGTGGGAAGGCCTCGGCTACTACTCCCGCGCTCGGAACCTGCACGCGGCAGCGCGGGTGGTGCGTGAGCGTCATGCGGGTGAGATGCCGGACAGCGCAGAAGGTCTGCGTACGCTGCCCGGCATCGGCGACTACACGGCCGGCGCGATCGCGAGCATCGTATACGGCCACGCCGAGCCCGCCGTCGACGGCAACGTGCGACGGGTGATGTCACGGCTGCTGGATCGTGACCTGGAGGGTCGGGCACTGCGCACGGAAACTGCCGCCCTCGTTTCGCGGGATCGACCGGGCGAATTCAACCAGGCACTGATGGAGCTCGGCGCCACGGTCTGCACACCGCGCTCGCCGGAATGCACCACCTGCCCGGTGACGGCGCACTGCGCCGCTTACCGGAAGGGGACACAGAAGCAACGCCCCGCTCCGAAGAAGAAGCCGGATGTGCCGGTGGTCAGTGTCGGGGTCGCCGTGCTGCGCGACCCGAAGGGCCGCATCCTGCTCACACGACGACCTGATACCGGCCTGCTCGCCGGCATGTGGGAGCTGCCTGCGCGAACTGCGGAGAACGGAACCGCACCCGAGGATGCCGCGCTCGGCGTGGCGCGGACGGTGACACGGCGCAACGACGTCACACTGCACAGCGACGAGCCGGTGGCCACCGTCCGGCACGTCTTCTCACACCGCATCGAGGAGTACCAGGCGTTCCAGGTCGCCGGCACCTTCGCCTTGCGACCCACTCCCCGGCGCGCATGGTACGAGCCGCAGGCGCGCGCGAATTTCACGCTGCCGCGCGGTCAGCAGCGGCTGCTGCACGCAGTGCTCGGATAG